The genomic stretch ATTCTGCGTCAGATGTGGGGAGTCGCGTCAAACGTTGTAAGTGGTCGGGTGTGAAGTGTATTGATTGCGTGATATGTTCCACTTTCATTGTTGCCGATCCTAGCTTGCCGCTCACAAGGCAGCGCCCTTCCTTTTGTCCACCTGTCCACTCTGTTGGAAGCTGTTCACAGCTATGTATCAGCAAGAAAGCGCTTTCCTGATCAAAATCCATCAGGTGTTCCAGTAGGGTTTTATGATTCGGTGAATTATAGCGTTCAAACCACAGTGATGTCTGCATTTCGATATCATATTGAATCAAGGCCGGTGTAGAAAATGTTCTGCCATCAATGGCTAAGCTTCCTTTTTCGCTATCAATCTGTAGAGACTGTTCGATCTTCGGAAATGCCCACAGCTTCATGATTTCTTTGCGCCATCCGTTCAACGTGCTGTCAATATGTTTTATCTCTTCCAGGATGGAAGGTTCACCGTTCAGTAGGTCACGTCCGAGACCGAGATAATTTGTGTATCCCAGAGCACTTAATACTGTGGAACCGGTGTCCAGCGGTGAGCCTTTCCTGTCTATAGCTAGTGGCTGAGGGGCGCTTGGATCAATAATAAAAAAGAGATTTTGTCGATTTTTGCTTTTTCTCAGTCTGCCCGGTCTCATCGCCTTATGATCCGATGCCACAATAATAAGCGTGTTCTCATTCCACGGAGAGTTTCGTATCTTTTTGATAAAATTGTTGATTAAATAATCAGAGCAGGCAACGCCGTTGAGGACGTAGTTTTTACCGTCTCCGTATGGAATGTCTTGGCAACTTTTTGAAATATGGTCTCCGCCATGGGTGTCCAGAGTCAATAAATAGAGGCCAAAGGGTTTGTCCTCGCGGGACAGTCGCTCAAATTTTTTCAAAGCGAGATTAAAGAGGGAATCATCATGCAGTCCCCATGCAGAAAGGTATGATTGGTCAGCCAGCAAGGGGGTTAGCTCGTATCTACCGAGTACTTCGGAAAAGCCGTGGCTTCGGTAAAATTTGCCCTTGCCAGCAAACTCTAAGGCTGCACCGCCCATGTAAGCGAGGTGGTATCCTTCCTCCTTTAATAAATCCCCCATACAGGTTGCACCGGCAAGAAAGGAGTCCATGCCTCCCATGGAGTTTCCGTGCGAGGGGGCAACCAAGGGTATGCCGCATTGACTGGCGACCATCCCCGCAATTGTCCATCCTGTTTCAGGATAGCCGCCTATATTGGTAAAGGAGATATTTTCAGCTTCGAGTTTATCAAGATGGTTAATCAGACCTGGAAAGATTTGTTTGTCAAAATATGTTCTTTCAAGACTTTCCGTATAGATAAAAATAAAATTTTTAGCTGATGCATCAGTTGCCTGGATATAGGGTGTGCGATAATATTTAAAAAATGGTTTTCCTTCATGCTTTCTGGAGAGTTTGATCCAATCGGCAGTGGCGGGATGGATCACAGCGGCAAGGAGGAGTAGCAGGGTTGCGAGAAGAAAGGAAGAGGGGGTCTGCCTGTTCTTATCGATTTTGGAGCGGAGTAAAAAATAAATAACGATAACGGAGAAAAAGACCAAGAAGAACAGACTGCTGTATATCAAGGTTCGGTACTCTCCAAACCCGGCACCAGTAAGCCCATATTTTATGTGGTACAGCACGGAATAATCAATCCCGTTATCGGTAAAATAATAGCAAACCCCGTAAAAAACAGCGTATAGGAAATAAGCAATTCCATATCCTGCCGTAAGGAATGAGAACAGTATATTGATTTTGCCGGTGCGAAAAAAACGCGTTATTCCGAGAAGAAAAAATGATATTGACAGGGCGGAGAGAATGAGATGTGCAGAGTTCATTGTAAAAAAAGGTCCAAGAGAAAGGTGTTCGGAAGGTTCACAGGGAGAGCTGATTATTTTTGAATCTGTCAGGAACCATCATCCTCTCAATATCGCACTTTTTCATAGCTTGATAACAACGTAGTTGCCGTTCTTGGCCAGCTCAACGCAGATGGCTCTGCCGATTCCCTTGCTGCCGCTGGTTACCACGGCGGTTTTTTGTTCTTTGCTTTGTTCTTTACTCATCTGTGCTTGCTTGAAAGAGCTGAAGTGTCATTCTGCTGATTAATGTATCGTCAATGTGCAGTTCACAGTGAACTTCCCGGAGTGATTCAAAACTGAAGGTGTTTTTTGCCCAAGTGATAATATTGCAGCCAAAGGGGAGATGGTCAATGGAAAATTCTGCTTTCTTGATG from Candidatus Electrothrix communis encodes the following:
- a CDS encoding sulfatase-like hydrolase/transferase, which produces MNSAHLILSALSISFFLLGITRFFRTGKINILFSFLTAGYGIAYFLYAVFYGVCYYFTDNGIDYSVLYHIKYGLTGAGFGEYRTLIYSSLFFLVFFSVIVIYFLLRSKIDKNRQTPSSFLLATLLLLLAAVIHPATADWIKLSRKHEGKPFFKYYRTPYIQATDASAKNFIFIYTESLERTYFDKQIFPGLINHLDKLEAENISFTNIGGYPETGWTIAGMVASQCGIPLVAPSHGNSMGGMDSFLAGATCMGDLLKEEGYHLAYMGGAALEFAGKGKFYRSHGFSEVLGRYELTPLLADQSYLSAWGLHDDSLFNLALKKFERLSREDKPFGLYLLTLDTHGGDHISKSCQDIPYGDGKNYVLNGVACSDYLINNFIKKIRNSPWNENTLIIVASDHKAMRPGRLRKSKNRQNLFFIIDPSAPQPLAIDRKGSPLDTGSTVLSALGYTNYLGLGRDLLNGEPSILEEIKHIDSTLNGWRKEIMKLWAFPKIEQSLQIDSEKGSLAIDGRTFSTPALIQYDIEMQTSLWFERYNSPNHKTLLEHLMDFDQESAFLLIHSCEQLPTEWTGGQKEGRCLVSGKLGSATMKVEHITQSIHFTPDHLQRLTRLPTSDAEYTKRRNQLTAFRREKTRS
- a CDS encoding SDR family NAD(P)-dependent oxidoreductase yields the protein MSKEQSKEQKTAVVTSGSKGIGRAICVELAKNGNYVVIKL